The following is a genomic window from Bacteroidales bacterium.
AAAAGGACATCCTGAATTTAAAACCACAATTTCCCAATTTATACTGATTTCAACCTTTATTGTATCAATAGTACAGGCTGGAATTACTATTTATTTATTGACAATTTAAAACAATAAAAATATTTAAAATAAATTAAATTCAATAACCAGTGAAGAAGCAATAAAACTACTTGATACTGAATAAAATTGTATTTGTATATAAATTAAATAAAACTCTGCATCTCTGTGTCTCAGCGTTCAATCTTTTTTCTAAACGCAGAGACACGAAAACACAGAGAAGTAGAAAATATTAATTAAAAATAAAAAAATGGATTATAATAAATTGACACAAAAAATAATTGCAGCAGCAATTGAAGTTCATAAAGAATTAGGACCTGGTTTATTAGAATCAGTTTATGAATATTGCTTAATAGAAGAACTTAAAGATAAGGGAATAAATGTAAAAAGTCAGGTAAAGCTACCAATTGTATATAAAGGTAAAACCTTAGATAAAACTTTTTATATAGACCTACTTGTTGAAGATAAGATAGTTGTCGAATTAAAAGCTGTGGAAATAATTTTGCCGGTTCATGAAGTTCAATTAGTAACATATTTAAAATTAGCTGATAAAAGATTAGGACTATTAATAAATTTTAATGTCCCACTTTTAAAGGATGGAATAAGGCGAAAAGTAAATAAATTTATTGAAGACTGAAATAATAAACTCTGCATCTCTGTGTCTCAGCGTTCAATAAAAAACTTTAACGCAGAGTCGCGAAGACGCAGAGTATAAAAGAAATAAATTAGAACCAATAAAATGGATTATAATAATTAACTAAAGAAATAATTACAGCAACAATTGAAGTTTATTTTTAAAAGGAAGAATAAGGGGAAGAGTAAATAAATTTATTGAAGAATGAAATAAAAAACTCTGCATCTCATCGTCTCAGCGTTCATTATTTTTTTTTAACGCAGAGACGCAAAGTAATAAATTAAAATTATAATAAAATGTACGAATTTCTTTTTTGGATTTACCTTGCAAATGCAATCTTGCTAATTAATCACGAGATTGATTCTGCCTATTGGAAAGAATGGGAATTATTTAAACTTCCCGGAGGAATTAACGGATTTTTGATAATTCATTTTCCTCTTCTGTTTATTGTTTTGTATGGATTAATTCTAACTTATAATCAAACTTTTTCAGGATTAATAATTTCATTGATTTTAAGTTTTTCAGGTTTATTTGCTTTTAGCATTCATACTTATTTTATTAAAAAAGGACACCCTGAATTTAAAACAATTGTATCCCAATTTATACTGATTTCAACCCTTATTGTATCAATAATACAGGCTGGAATTACTATTTATTTATTGACAATTTTAAAATAATGAAAATATTTAAAATTAATTAAATTCAATAACCAGTGAAAAAGCAATAAAACTACTTGATACTAAAAAAATTATACTTAATAATGAAATAAAATAACTCTGCTTCTCGGCGTCTTAGCATTCAATAAAAATTCTAACGCATAGACGCAAAGACGCAGAGAAATAAAAATGACAATGAAATGACAGCGAAGCGAATGACTATTGAATGACAATAAAAAGAATTACTAATGACCTGATAATAAACGCAGAGTCGCAAAGACGCAAAGAAATAAATAACAAAACAATTAATAAATTAAATTAATAATGGAAAACACAATTAAAACACTTGGAGTAATAATAATAACAGCATTGTTTTTTAGTGCTTGTAAAGAACAGATTACAGAAGAAAAAACTGAAAAAAAAGTAAAAGTTAAAACAACAAAAATTGTTGAAAAAGAAATATCAATACCTGTTCATTGCAGTGGAAAATTATCTTCAAAAACAGAATCAAAATTAAGTTTCAAAACAGGTGGTATTATCAGCAATATATTTGTTGATGAGGGACAAACAGTAAAAAAAGGACAAGTATTAGCAAAACTCAATCTTTCTGAAATTCAAGCACAGGTAAATCAAGCAAAACTTGGTTTAGAAAAAGCCAAACGTGATTTTAAAAGAGCAAATAATCTTTACAAAGACAGTGTTGCTACTCTTGAACAATTACAAAATGCTACAACTGCTCTAAATATTGCAAAATCAAATGTTGAAATAGCAGAATTTAATTTACAATTTTCAACAATCAAAGCTCCTTCAAATGGCAAAATTTTAAAACGTATTGCCGAGAAAAACGAAATCATTGGTTCCGGATATCCTGTATTTTTTTTCGGCTCAACTGAAAACGATTGGGTGGTAAGAGTAAATATTACCGATAAGGATATTTTTTTAATTAAACTTAAGGACAATGCTGAAATAAAATTTGATGCTTATACCAATAAAATATTTCCAGCTACTGTCTCAGAAATAGGAAATTCAGCAGACCCTTACACAGGAACTTATGAAGTTGAATTAACATTAAAACCAACAAACACAAAATTTGCTTCAGGATTAATCGCAAGGGTTGATATTTTTCCTTTGAATAAAGAAAAGTATTGTTTAGTGCCAATTAATGCATTAATAGAAGGTTCGGAAACAATCGGCTATATTTATAAGGTAATAAACAGCAAGCCTGAAAAACTAAAAATCGAAATTCACCATATTGATAATGAGTTTTTATATGTAAGTAAAGGTATAAATCCAGGAACCGAAATCATTATCGAAGGGGTTAATTATATTGATAATGGTTCTGAGGTCGAAATAGTTAATTAGTCTTTAAACGCTGAGACGCAAAGACGCAGAGAAGAAAAATTTAAAAACTCTGCAACTCTGTCTCTCTGTATTTAAATCAAACAACTAAAAACTAAAAATCAAAATTCACCATATTGATAATGAGTTTTTATATGTAAGCAAAGGAATAAATCCAGGAACCGAAGTCATTATCGAAGGGGTTAATTATATTGATAATGGTTCTGAGGTCGAAATAGTTAATTAGTCTTTAAACGCTGAGACGCAAAGACGCAGAGAAAAATAAAATTAAAGACTCTGCGACTCTGTGTCTCTGCGTTTAAATCAAACAACTAAAAACTAAAACAAATAGAATAATGGAACAATCAGGGAATGAAAAAACAGAACAGTGAAAGATTAAAATTA
Proteins encoded in this region:
- a CDS encoding GxxExxY protein, whose protein sequence is MDYNKLTQKIIAAAIEVHKELGPGLLESVYEYCLIEELKDKGINVKSQVKLPIVYKGKTLDKTFYIDLLVEDKIVVELKAVEIILPVHEVQLVTYLKLADKRLGLLINFNVPLLKDGIRRKVNKFIED
- a CDS encoding efflux RND transporter periplasmic adaptor subunit, which produces MENTIKTLGVIIITALFFSACKEQITEEKTEKKVKVKTTKIVEKEISIPVHCSGKLSSKTESKLSFKTGGIISNIFVDEGQTVKKGQVLAKLNLSEIQAQVNQAKLGLEKAKRDFKRANNLYKDSVATLEQLQNATTALNIAKSNVEIAEFNLQFSTIKAPSNGKILKRIAEKNEIIGSGYPVFFFGSTENDWVVRVNITDKDIFLIKLKDNAEIKFDAYTNKIFPATVSEIGNSADPYTGTYEVELTLKPTNTKFASGLIARVDIFPLNKEKYCLVPINALIEGSETIGYIYKVINSKPEKLKIEIHHIDNEFLYVSKGINPGTEIIIEGVNYIDNGSEVEIVN